In Kryptolebias marmoratus isolate JLee-2015 linkage group LG11, ASM164957v2, whole genome shotgun sequence, the following proteins share a genomic window:
- the lrriq1 gene encoding leucine-rich repeat and IQ domain-containing protein 1 isoform X3, producing the protein MTEAEKSVMLDVDNLIISDIDEVKVEPESFLYQEEEVSEDIPQSLLSYFQTSESRALVCEKLILEELEDSCKEDENGLARESGRLEAERGRPVREELQKEEQRKQREINFQAELKKIMETEKLHQMELELIGRKAQEKIERELLIQQELIGNLKKRVEQERKMIEEEKKSKKAEEEERKTKEKEDKRKREEEDKRKRQEERKRMQDEEKHRAVEMRVKAERGRRKREEEQKKKEEGKTKKSEEQKNWREEEMKRKMEEERKIQEISVSGETTRRSEEEQERKKEEEAQREEAQVFLQAIGNMMREGGKRKDEEKLKFKDGPKKTDEEESETKGKKEKRREEEERKNTHGEVKMENEEMGAKEEEEQKGKAWTGRKGEGTGATEKKTQLKEGEEKRTIDEGRLNIHPNKQEAETRRLTEEEDYKNTGDQNGLRQDMKNSQQHKRQTEGLDIKEKREDEDAKHEEVKIFNKEDDKCEKVDETRGTEAGGRRGEEQVKGDEEEKTRAENESLMEVPGEGEGEQDTKKEGLLTTKNLLEKKEGEHDNLKSLRSGHQDSSRPAPSFRASNEGHISSEETQQCPSDKNTCHTSADKTPAQQDTQVTPSCSSPAGLSERTEQKRLTWMKTCASWAELSLQNRRKQKDCVRRWRGPRRADEAHSLPPLSPDTLLWMSGWKSLQEITTLTLEDVPGCSLSTLVQCDQLRSLTLRRCGLRSLEGVAQLQELWYIDLQENDISFVDCENMSCLRVIRLAHNKLASIHGLGGAENLAVLDLSHNSITRITGLESVKRLQRLSVDHNQLISTKGLRDVYTLLHLDCSHNHLATVEGLENSALLHTLDLRANSLTEPPVLNDQVLLRELHLDDNSIASLRGLAACWLPLLQRVSVAQNRITQLPSMTDFVSLENLDLRFNCLSELQDVCENLKGCCFLREVHLSGNPLQQESGWRSALQKAVSGLRVIDNQQTDSCVSPVAARQLGTAPDCFLTFCRAQLQQTQDLQQGLSRELSNASSPLDAMKTHCHHFTMALQLAENQRFAHEYGDTSMADRQVMPDETTAEKTLDVHRRSSEIATADPKPEFNNKPPSVILSRSNIRCRNQSFENTPAEESCLTQFDSVATGARTVTTVSKASTTCAPLLSLKEERNTLNFDKPLSSHPTLDLTSRAAVVIQQRWRKRRQKCGAVTDPSITKRGGGSGGDGENSDVTPSFINRSVVSQGNAAAVIQAFWRGFTLRRRLASALAAVTCPDVEEDDTFEEVDVEEFVFDEEAVEKHWKVTISEDSPPRRYVVSEQPSAAQHCTSW; encoded by the exons ACTTCCAGACCTCAGAGAGCAGAGCATTGGTCTGTGAGAAACTCATCCTCGAGGAACTTGAAG acagttGTAAGGAGGATGAGAATGGCTTGGCGAGGGAAAGCGGGCGCCTTGAGGCAGAACGAGGCAGACCTGTAcgggaggagctgcagaaggaagagcagaggaaacaaagagAGATAAACTTCcaggcagagctgaagaagaTCATGGAGACAGAGAAA CTCCACCAGATGGAACTTGAGCTGATCGGAAGAAAAGCTCAGGAAAAAATTGAACGGGAGTTGCTTATTCAGCAG GAGCTCATCGGTAACTTAAAAAAGCGAGTGGAGCAAGAGAGGAAGATGAttgaagaggagaagaaaagcaaaaaagcagaggaagaagaaaggaaaacgAAGGAGAAGGAAGATAAGaggaaaagagaggaggaggacaaaagGAAAAGGCAAGAAGAGAGGAAACGAATGCAGGACGAAGAAAAGCATAGAGCGGTTGAAATGAGAGTTAAAGCAGAAAGAGGCAGGAGGAAAAGGGAagaagagcagaagaaaaaggaggaaggcAAAACTAAAAAATCTGAGGAGCAAAAAAACTGGAGAGaggaagaaatgaaaagaaagatggaggaagagagaaaaattCAAGAAATTTCCGTCAGCGGAGAAACTACGAGACGATCAGAAGAAGAGCAggagaggaaaaaggaggaagaagcaCAAAGGGAGGAGGCCCAGGTGTTTCTCCAGGCGATTGGAAATATGATGAGAGAAGGTGGGAagagaaaagatgaagaaaaactgaagtttaaGGATGGACCGAAGAAGACGGATGAGGAAGAGAGTGAAACGAAgggcaagaaggagaaaagaagagaggaagaagagagaaaaaacactcATGGTGAAGTGAAGATGGAAAATGAGGAGATGGGAGctaaggaggaggaagagcaaaAAGGAAAGGCCTGGACAGGAAGGAAGGGAGAAGGAACGGGTGCAACGGAAAAGAAAACGCAGCTCAAAGAAGGGGAAGAGAAAAGAACCATAGATGAGGGCAGATTAAATATAcacccaaacaaacaggaagcagaaacaagGAGGCTGACAGAAGAAGAGGactacaaaaacacaggagACCAAAATGGACTCAGGCAGGACATGAAGAACAGTCAACAACACAAGAGACAAACTGAAGGACTCGACATTAAGGAAAAAAGAGAGGATGAAGACGCAAAGCACGAAGAggtgaaaatatttaacaaggAGGACGACAAGTGTGAAAAAGTGGATGAAACACGAGGTACAGAGGCGGGTGGGAGGCGCGGCGAGGAACAGGTGAAAGGAGACGAAGAAGAAAAGACGAGAGCAGAAAACGAAAGCCTCATGGAAGTGCCTGGAGAAGGAGAGGGGGAGCAGGACACCAAAAAAGAAGGGCTGCTGACTACCAAGAATTtattagaaaagaaagaaggagaaCATGACAATCTAAAGTCTCTGAGAAGTGGGCACCAGGACTCCTCCAGACCTGCTCCATCATTCCGTGCATCCAACGAGGGACACATCAGCTCTGAAGAGACTCAGCAGTGTCCTTCAGACAAAAACACCTGTCACACATCTGCAGATAAAACTCCGGCGCAACAAGACACTCAGGTGACCCCTTCCTGCTCGTCACCTGCCGGCCTTTCAGAGCGCACGGAGCAGAAGAGGCTGACCTGGATGAAGACCTGCGCCTCCTGGGCCGAGCTGTCCCTCCAGAACCGGAGGAAGCAGAAAGATTGTGTCCGGCGTTGGAGGGGGCCGAGGAGGGCGGACGAAGCCCACAGTCTGCCCCCCCTCAGCCCAGACACTCTCCTCTGGATGTCGGGCTGGAAATCCCTGCAGGAG ATCACCACACTGACCTTGGAGGACGTGCCCGGCTGCAGCTTGTCCACTCTTGTCCAGTGTGATCAGCTGCGGTCCCTCACCCTCAGGCGCTGCGGCCTCAGGTCATTGGAGGGCGTCGCTCAGCTACAGGAGCTCTGGTACATTGATTTACAG GAGAACGACATCTCATTTGTGGACTGTGAGAATATGAGCTGTCTGCGAGTCATTCGACTGGCCCACAACAAGCTGGCGTCCATCCATGGTTTAGGTGGCGCTGAAAATTTGGCTGTTCTCGACCTTTCGCACAACTCCATCACCCGCATAA CCGGTCTGGAGTCCGTTAAGAGGCTGCAGAGGCTTTCAGTTGACCATAACCAGCTGATCAGCACCAAAGGGCTGAGGGATGTTTACACACTCCTTCACCTGGATTGCTCACACAACCACCTGGCGACCGTGGAGGGTCTGGAGAACAGCGCTCTGCTGCACACACTGGACCTAAGAGCCAACAGTCTTACTGAG CCCCCCGTTCTGAACGACCAGGTTCTGCTCCGAGAGCTGCATCTGGATGACAACAGCATTGCCTCCCTCCGAGGCCTCGCTGCCTGCTGGCTGCCCCTCCTGCAACGCGTCTCCGTGGCCCAAAACAG AATAACTCAGCTGCCCTCCATGACGGATTTTGTGTCCCTTGAAAATCTGGATCTTCGATTCAACTGTCTGTCAG agctgcaggatgTGTGTGAAAATCTAAAGGGATGCTGTTTCCTTCGAGAAGTCCACTTGTCCGGGAATCCTCTTCAGCAGGAGAGCGGCTGGAG atcaGCACTACAGAAAGCAGTCTCTGGCCTGAGGGTCATTGATAACCAGCAGACAGACTCCTGTGTCTCTCCTGTAGCTGCTCGGCAGCTCGGCACGGCTCCGGACTGCTTCCTCACCTTCTGCCGGGCTCAGCTTCAACAGACGCAGGATTTACAGCAGGGTCTCAGCAGAGAGCTTAG CAATGCCTCTTCTCCCTTGGACGCTATGAAGACACATTGCCATCACTTTACTATGGCTCTGCAGCTGGCAGAGAACCAGAGGTTTGCCCATGAATATGGTGACACCAGTATGGCTGATCGGCAGGTGATGCCAGATGAAACGACGGCTGAGAAAACCCTGGACGTGCACCGCAGAAGTTCAGAGATAGCAACTGCTGACCCAAAACCTGAGTTCAATAACAAACCACCGTCAGTTATCCTGAGCAGGAGCAACATCAGGTGCAGAAACCAGAGTTTTGAGAACACACCAGCTGAAGAAAGTTGTCTGACCCAGTTTGACAGTGTCGCCACTGGTGCAAGGACCGTGACAACAGTTAGCAAAGCTAGCACTACTTGTGCTCCCCTTCTctcattaaaagaagaaagaaacactttaaattttgACAAACCTCTCTCCAGTCATCCCACTTTGGACCTCACAAG CAGAGCAGCAGTCGTGATTCAGCAGAGATGGAGGAAGCGCAGACAAAAATGTGGGGCTGTTACTGACCCCTCCATCACGAAGAGgggaggaggaagtggagggGACGGAGAAAACTCAGACGTCACGCCTTCCTTCATTAACAGGAGCGTTGTTAGCCAAGGCAATGCAGCAGCTGTCATACAG GCATTTTGGAGGGGCTTCACTCTGAGGAGGAGGCTCGCCTCTGCTCTCGCTGCGGTCACATGCCCTGACGTTGAGGAAGACGACACCTTCGAGGAGGTGGATGTGGAGGAATTTGTCTTTGACGAG GAGGCAGTGGAGAAACACTGGAAAGTGACTATTTCTGAGGACTCCCCTCCGAGACGTTATGTTGTATCAGAGCAACCATCAGCTGCACAG CACTGTACATCATGGTAG
- the lrriq1 gene encoding leucine-rich repeat and IQ domain-containing protein 1 isoform X2 produces the protein MTEAEKSVMLDVDNLIISDIDEVKVEPESFLYQEEEVSEDIPQSLLSYFQTSESRALVCEKLILEELEDSCKEDENGLARESGRLEAERGRPVREELQKEEQRKQREINFQAELKKIMETEKLHQMELELIGRKAQEKIERELLIQQELIGNLKKRVEQERKMIEEEKKSKKAEEEERKTKEKEDKRKREEEDKRKRQEERKRMQDEEKHRAVEMRVKAERGRRKREEEQKKKEEGKTKKSEEQKNWREEEMKRKMEEERKIQEISVSGETTRRSEEEQERKKEEEAQREEAQVFLQAIGNMMREGGKRKDEEKLKFKDGPKKTDEEESETKGKKEKRREEEERKNTHGEVKMENEEMGAKEEEEQKGKAWTGRKGEGTGATEKKTQLKEGEEKRTIDEGRLNIHPNKQEAETRRLTEEEDYKNTGDQNGLRQDMKNSQQHKRQTEGLDIKEKREDEDAKHEEVKIFNKEDDKCEKVDETRGTEAGGRRGEEQVKGDEEEKTRAENESLMEVPGEGEGEQDTKKEGLLTTKNLLEKKEGEHDNLKSLRSGHQDSSRPAPSFRASNEGHISSEETQQCPSDKNTCHTSADKTPAQQDTQVTPSCSSPAGLSERTEQKRLTWMKTCASWAELSLQNRRKQKDCVRRWRGPRRADEAHSLPPLSPDTLLWMSGWKSLQEITTLTLEDVPGCSLSTLVQCDQLRSLTLRRCGLRSLEGVAQLQELWYIDLQENDISFVDCENMSCLRVIRLAHNKLASIHGLGGAENLAVLDLSHNSITRITGLESVKRLQRLSVDHNQLISTKGLRDVYTLLHLDCSHNHLATVEGLENSALLHTLDLRANSLTEPPVLNDQVLLRELHLDDNSIASLRGLAACWLPLLQRVSVAQNRITQLPSMTDFVSLENLDLRFNCLSELQDVCENLKGCCFLREVHLSGNPLQQESGWRSALQKAVSGLRVIDNQQTDSCVSPVAARQLGTAPDCFLTFCRAQLQQTQDLQQGLSRELSNASSPLDAMKTHCHHFTMALQLAENQRFAHEYGDTSMADRQVMPDETTAEKTLDVHRRSSEIATADPKPEFNNKPPSVILSRSNIRCRNQSFENTPAEESCLTQFDSVATGARTVTTVSKASTTCAPLLSLKEERNTLNFDKPLSSHPTLDLTSRAAVVIQQRWRKRRQKCGAVTDPSITKRGGGSGGDGENSDVTPSFINRSVVSQGNAAAVIQAFWRGFTLRRRLASALAAVTCPDVEEDDTFEEVDVEEFVFDEAVEKHWKVTISEDSPPRRYVVSEQPSAAQVKTSAKV, from the exons ACTTCCAGACCTCAGAGAGCAGAGCATTGGTCTGTGAGAAACTCATCCTCGAGGAACTTGAAG acagttGTAAGGAGGATGAGAATGGCTTGGCGAGGGAAAGCGGGCGCCTTGAGGCAGAACGAGGCAGACCTGTAcgggaggagctgcagaaggaagagcagaggaaacaaagagAGATAAACTTCcaggcagagctgaagaagaTCATGGAGACAGAGAAA CTCCACCAGATGGAACTTGAGCTGATCGGAAGAAAAGCTCAGGAAAAAATTGAACGGGAGTTGCTTATTCAGCAG GAGCTCATCGGTAACTTAAAAAAGCGAGTGGAGCAAGAGAGGAAGATGAttgaagaggagaagaaaagcaaaaaagcagaggaagaagaaaggaaaacgAAGGAGAAGGAAGATAAGaggaaaagagaggaggaggacaaaagGAAAAGGCAAGAAGAGAGGAAACGAATGCAGGACGAAGAAAAGCATAGAGCGGTTGAAATGAGAGTTAAAGCAGAAAGAGGCAGGAGGAAAAGGGAagaagagcagaagaaaaaggaggaaggcAAAACTAAAAAATCTGAGGAGCAAAAAAACTGGAGAGaggaagaaatgaaaagaaagatggaggaagagagaaaaattCAAGAAATTTCCGTCAGCGGAGAAACTACGAGACGATCAGAAGAAGAGCAggagaggaaaaaggaggaagaagcaCAAAGGGAGGAGGCCCAGGTGTTTCTCCAGGCGATTGGAAATATGATGAGAGAAGGTGGGAagagaaaagatgaagaaaaactgaagtttaaGGATGGACCGAAGAAGACGGATGAGGAAGAGAGTGAAACGAAgggcaagaaggagaaaagaagagaggaagaagagagaaaaaacactcATGGTGAAGTGAAGATGGAAAATGAGGAGATGGGAGctaaggaggaggaagagcaaaAAGGAAAGGCCTGGACAGGAAGGAAGGGAGAAGGAACGGGTGCAACGGAAAAGAAAACGCAGCTCAAAGAAGGGGAAGAGAAAAGAACCATAGATGAGGGCAGATTAAATATAcacccaaacaaacaggaagcagaaacaagGAGGCTGACAGAAGAAGAGGactacaaaaacacaggagACCAAAATGGACTCAGGCAGGACATGAAGAACAGTCAACAACACAAGAGACAAACTGAAGGACTCGACATTAAGGAAAAAAGAGAGGATGAAGACGCAAAGCACGAAGAggtgaaaatatttaacaaggAGGACGACAAGTGTGAAAAAGTGGATGAAACACGAGGTACAGAGGCGGGTGGGAGGCGCGGCGAGGAACAGGTGAAAGGAGACGAAGAAGAAAAGACGAGAGCAGAAAACGAAAGCCTCATGGAAGTGCCTGGAGAAGGAGAGGGGGAGCAGGACACCAAAAAAGAAGGGCTGCTGACTACCAAGAATTtattagaaaagaaagaaggagaaCATGACAATCTAAAGTCTCTGAGAAGTGGGCACCAGGACTCCTCCAGACCTGCTCCATCATTCCGTGCATCCAACGAGGGACACATCAGCTCTGAAGAGACTCAGCAGTGTCCTTCAGACAAAAACACCTGTCACACATCTGCAGATAAAACTCCGGCGCAACAAGACACTCAGGTGACCCCTTCCTGCTCGTCACCTGCCGGCCTTTCAGAGCGCACGGAGCAGAAGAGGCTGACCTGGATGAAGACCTGCGCCTCCTGGGCCGAGCTGTCCCTCCAGAACCGGAGGAAGCAGAAAGATTGTGTCCGGCGTTGGAGGGGGCCGAGGAGGGCGGACGAAGCCCACAGTCTGCCCCCCCTCAGCCCAGACACTCTCCTCTGGATGTCGGGCTGGAAATCCCTGCAGGAG ATCACCACACTGACCTTGGAGGACGTGCCCGGCTGCAGCTTGTCCACTCTTGTCCAGTGTGATCAGCTGCGGTCCCTCACCCTCAGGCGCTGCGGCCTCAGGTCATTGGAGGGCGTCGCTCAGCTACAGGAGCTCTGGTACATTGATTTACAG GAGAACGACATCTCATTTGTGGACTGTGAGAATATGAGCTGTCTGCGAGTCATTCGACTGGCCCACAACAAGCTGGCGTCCATCCATGGTTTAGGTGGCGCTGAAAATTTGGCTGTTCTCGACCTTTCGCACAACTCCATCACCCGCATAA CCGGTCTGGAGTCCGTTAAGAGGCTGCAGAGGCTTTCAGTTGACCATAACCAGCTGATCAGCACCAAAGGGCTGAGGGATGTTTACACACTCCTTCACCTGGATTGCTCACACAACCACCTGGCGACCGTGGAGGGTCTGGAGAACAGCGCTCTGCTGCACACACTGGACCTAAGAGCCAACAGTCTTACTGAG CCCCCCGTTCTGAACGACCAGGTTCTGCTCCGAGAGCTGCATCTGGATGACAACAGCATTGCCTCCCTCCGAGGCCTCGCTGCCTGCTGGCTGCCCCTCCTGCAACGCGTCTCCGTGGCCCAAAACAG AATAACTCAGCTGCCCTCCATGACGGATTTTGTGTCCCTTGAAAATCTGGATCTTCGATTCAACTGTCTGTCAG agctgcaggatgTGTGTGAAAATCTAAAGGGATGCTGTTTCCTTCGAGAAGTCCACTTGTCCGGGAATCCTCTTCAGCAGGAGAGCGGCTGGAG atcaGCACTACAGAAAGCAGTCTCTGGCCTGAGGGTCATTGATAACCAGCAGACAGACTCCTGTGTCTCTCCTGTAGCTGCTCGGCAGCTCGGCACGGCTCCGGACTGCTTCCTCACCTTCTGCCGGGCTCAGCTTCAACAGACGCAGGATTTACAGCAGGGTCTCAGCAGAGAGCTTAG CAATGCCTCTTCTCCCTTGGACGCTATGAAGACACATTGCCATCACTTTACTATGGCTCTGCAGCTGGCAGAGAACCAGAGGTTTGCCCATGAATATGGTGACACCAGTATGGCTGATCGGCAGGTGATGCCAGATGAAACGACGGCTGAGAAAACCCTGGACGTGCACCGCAGAAGTTCAGAGATAGCAACTGCTGACCCAAAACCTGAGTTCAATAACAAACCACCGTCAGTTATCCTGAGCAGGAGCAACATCAGGTGCAGAAACCAGAGTTTTGAGAACACACCAGCTGAAGAAAGTTGTCTGACCCAGTTTGACAGTGTCGCCACTGGTGCAAGGACCGTGACAACAGTTAGCAAAGCTAGCACTACTTGTGCTCCCCTTCTctcattaaaagaagaaagaaacactttaaattttgACAAACCTCTCTCCAGTCATCCCACTTTGGACCTCACAAG CAGAGCAGCAGTCGTGATTCAGCAGAGATGGAGGAAGCGCAGACAAAAATGTGGGGCTGTTACTGACCCCTCCATCACGAAGAGgggaggaggaagtggagggGACGGAGAAAACTCAGACGTCACGCCTTCCTTCATTAACAGGAGCGTTGTTAGCCAAGGCAATGCAGCAGCTGTCATACAG GCATTTTGGAGGGGCTTCACTCTGAGGAGGAGGCTCGCCTCTGCTCTCGCTGCGGTCACATGCCCTGACGTTGAGGAAGACGACACCTTCGAGGAGGTGGATGTGGAGGAATTTGTCTTTGACGAG GCAGTGGAGAAACACTGGAAAGTGACTATTTCTGAGGACTCCCCTCCGAGACGTTATGTTGTATCAGAGCAACCATCAGCTGCACAGGTAAAAACCTCAGCTAAGGTTTGA